In Cyanobacteria bacterium GSL.Bin1, the following are encoded in one genomic region:
- a CDS encoding extracellular solute-binding protein: MKFTRRFFIGAGTATAAATVSQLAQTKPSYAQNGEINLYSSRHYDTDELLYQNFTDQTGIRVNLLEGNADELISRIQSEGRNSPADLLITVDAARLWRAEEAGIFAPVSSPVLEGSIPENLRHPDGLWFSLTKRARVILYNNTQVDPSELSTYEDLASSKWRDRIAIRSSNNVYNQSLVASLIANLGEEATEEWCRGIVENMARPPRGGDMDQIKAAASGIADLAVANTYYFARFAPGRSAGNPEIFDRIGVLFPNQEGRGTHVNVSGGGVINTAPNREGAIRFLEYLVSPPAQAIFAQSNSEYPVVPNVPLDPVIARFGDFKEDQVNVSQLGSNNPLAVKIMDRAGWA; this comes from the coding sequence ATGAAATTTACGAGACGATTTTTTATTGGTGCGGGAACTGCAACTGCTGCTGCTACAGTCAGCCAGCTGGCTCAAACGAAACCAAGCTATGCTCAAAATGGAGAGATTAATCTTTACTCCTCACGTCACTACGATACGGATGAACTTCTCTATCAAAATTTCACGGATCAAACTGGGATTCGAGTGAATCTATTGGAAGGAAATGCCGATGAACTGATTTCTCGAATTCAAAGTGAAGGACGTAATAGTCCGGCTGATTTGTTAATTACAGTGGATGCTGCTCGTTTGTGGCGCGCAGAAGAAGCGGGTATTTTTGCCCCGGTGTCTTCTCCAGTTTTGGAGGGGAGTATTCCCGAAAATCTCCGTCATCCCGATGGTTTGTGGTTTAGCTTGACGAAACGGGCGCGGGTTATTTTATATAACAACACTCAGGTGGATCCCTCGGAATTATCAACCTATGAAGATTTAGCGTCTTCTAAATGGCGCGATCGCATTGCGATTCGCTCTTCTAACAATGTCTATAATCAGTCTCTAGTCGCTTCTCTCATTGCTAACTTAGGCGAAGAAGCAACAGAAGAATGGTGCAGAGGAATTGTTGAAAATATGGCACGTCCGCCTCGTGGTGGTGATATGGATCAAATTAAAGCGGCTGCTTCTGGGATTGCTGATCTGGCAGTGGCGAATACGTATTACTTTGCTCGCTTTGCACCCGGTCGTTCTGCTGGTAATCCGGAAATTTTTGACAGGATTGGTGTTTTGTTCCCGAACCAAGAAGGACGCGGCACTCATGTTAATGTTAGCGGGGGTGGCGTGATTAATACAGCACCGAATCGTGAGGGAGCAATCCGTTTCTTAGAATATTTAGTTAGCCCGCCGGCGCAAGCTATTTTTGCTCAAAGTAATAGTGAGTATCCTGTAGTGCCCAATGTTCCGCTAGATCCTGTCATTGCTCGCTTTGGCGATTTCAAGGAAGATCAAGTGAATGTCTC
- a CDS encoding Fe2+-dependent dioxygenase, with protein sequence MILCIDHVLTSEELHAIHSSLKNAEFVDGKLTAGWHAKQVKENQQLSTKDKVAKSVKETVTKGLYRSQLFRMAVKPKNIRSPLISRYETGMSYGTHVDNALMGQGSDLMRSDVSFTLFLNSPEEYEGGELVMETTQGEQSFKLDAGAMITYPSTTLHRVEPVTKGVRLVAVSWVQSLIRDPNEREILFDLETTRQAIFSKYGKTKEFDLIAKSCANLLRKWTEF encoded by the coding sequence ATGATTCTCTGTATAGATCATGTTTTAACCTCAGAAGAGTTACACGCTATTCACTCCTCCCTCAAGAACGCCGAATTTGTAGACGGTAAGCTCACCGCAGGCTGGCACGCCAAACAAGTCAAAGAAAACCAGCAACTATCAACGAAGGATAAAGTTGCCAAATCCGTGAAAGAAACCGTGACCAAAGGGCTTTATCGGAGTCAGTTATTTCGGATGGCAGTCAAGCCCAAAAATATTCGTTCGCCCCTAATTAGTCGCTACGAAACGGGAATGTCTTATGGTACTCATGTTGATAATGCTTTAATGGGTCAGGGTAGCGATTTAATGCGGTCTGATGTGTCTTTTACCCTGTTTCTCAATTCTCCAGAAGAATACGAAGGGGGAGAATTGGTCATGGAAACGACACAGGGAGAACAGTCCTTTAAACTCGATGCAGGCGCAATGATTACCTATCCTTCTACAACCTTACATCGGGTCGAACCGGTAACGAAGGGAGTCCGTTTAGTGGCGGTCAGTTGGGTGCAAAGTTTGATTCGTGACCCAAATGAACGTGAGATTTTGTTTGATTTAGAAACAACCCGTCAAGCCATTTTTTCTAAATATGGTAAAACCAAGGAATTTGATTTAATTGCGAAAAGTTGCGCCAATTTATTACGAAAATGGACAGAATTTTAG
- a CDS encoding bacteriorhodopsin yields MNSYTLAATPELLSVEQFNLVYNAFSLTIAAMLAAALFFFNSKQLVGTRYRVAVIISGLIVSIAAYHYFRIFNSWEAAYVLEDGNYVASGQVFNDAYRYVDWLLTVPLLLIEAVAVLGLPKQTSRPLFIKLAVAAVLMIATGYPGEVAETIQGRAIWGAVSTVPFAYILFVLWFELKDAIQRQPEQVQTLISGMRWLILASWGVYPIAYLLPEIGITGPVATVSVQMGYTVADLLAKPVFGLLAFSIARIKSQADAAAEDGNGSGYDSPTQKPVAGTKATA; encoded by the coding sequence ATGAATAGTTACACTTTGGCAGCAACGCCAGAATTGCTGAGCGTCGAGCAGTTTAACTTAGTTTACAACGCATTTTCTCTAACCATCGCAGCGATGCTAGCTGCTGCTCTATTTTTCTTTAATAGTAAGCAGTTGGTTGGCACTCGCTATCGAGTCGCTGTCATTATTTCGGGTCTCATTGTCAGCATTGCAGCTTATCACTATTTCCGTATTTTCAATAGCTGGGAAGCTGCTTATGTCCTCGAAGATGGCAACTATGTCGCCAGTGGGCAAGTGTTTAATGATGCCTATCGGTATGTGGACTGGCTGTTAACTGTTCCTTTACTGTTGATTGAAGCAGTAGCGGTTCTCGGTTTACCTAAGCAAACCTCACGCCCTCTGTTTATTAAGTTAGCCGTGGCGGCTGTGTTAATGATTGCCACCGGCTATCCGGGTGAAGTCGCTGAAACCATTCAAGGACGCGCCATTTGGGGAGCAGTCAGTACCGTTCCTTTTGCTTACATCCTGTTTGTCCTGTGGTTTGAACTCAAAGATGCAATTCAGCGCCAACCGGAACAAGTACAAACCCTGATTTCAGGAATGCGTTGGTTAATTCTTGCCTCATGGGGCGTTTATCCCATTGCTTACCTACTCCCAGAAATCGGGATTACAGGACCAGTGGCGACAGTGAGCGTCCAAATGGGTTATACCGTTGCCGACTTACTCGCTAAACCCGTATTCGGCTTACTCGCGTTCTCCATTGCTCGTATTAAGTCACAAGCTGATGCTGCAGCAGAAGATGGGAATGGGTCAGGATATGATAGCCCAACCCAAAAACCCGTGGCAGGCACAAAAGCTACTGCCTAA
- a CDS encoding alpha/beta fold hydrolase, with translation MSNRKTLPLATIKLSYLEWGNPEKSPLLLLHGLADQALVWSSLGKELAPHYHIVAPDLRGHGESSKPDENHYTFPEVIGDLEALCDTLGWQSADILGHSWGAKLIPYWAQKNPQRFRRMILVDPFFIGKLPSWLKMTFPILYRTLSTLKGMGPFTSYEEAETQARNLGKYQPWNDLQQAVFAANLEQKSEGCWGSKFTIPARNGIFKEVMRVDSLTHPLNIPTLLILPEKGLNRMEWQLKPYHKYLKQLEIASIPGNHWAFLGEPETFNHTVAEFLGNSNN, from the coding sequence ATGTCAAATCGCAAAACGCTCCCCCTTGCAACAATTAAACTGTCTTATCTGGAATGGGGCAATCCAGAAAAATCCCCTTTGCTGCTCTTACATGGTTTAGCCGATCAAGCCCTGGTCTGGTCCAGTTTGGGCAAAGAATTAGCACCACACTACCATATTGTTGCCCCAGACTTACGCGGTCACGGTGAAAGTAGTAAACCTGATGAAAATCATTACACCTTTCCAGAAGTAATTGGAGATTTAGAAGCCTTATGTGATACTCTCGGTTGGCAATCTGCCGATATTTTAGGGCATTCTTGGGGAGCAAAATTAATCCCATACTGGGCACAAAAAAATCCTCAGCGTTTTCGGCGGATGATTCTGGTTGATCCCTTTTTTATTGGCAAACTTCCCAGTTGGCTGAAGATGACCTTTCCCATTCTCTATCGCACCCTTTCCACACTCAAAGGAATGGGACCTTTTACCAGTTATGAAGAAGCGGAAACCCAAGCGCGTAACTTGGGCAAATATCAGCCGTGGAATGATCTGCAACAAGCGGTTTTTGCAGCAAATCTAGAACAAAAATCAGAGGGTTGTTGGGGCAGTAAGTTTACAATTCCTGCCCGTAATGGCATTTTTAAGGAAGTGATGCGCGTCGATAGCTTAACCCATCCTTTAAATATTCCCACACTCCTCATTCTTCCAGAAAAGGGACTCAATCGTATGGAATGGCAACTGAAGCCTTATCATAAGTATTTAAAGCAGTTAGAAATTGCGTCTATTCCAGGCAATCATTGGGCGTTTTTAGGAGAACCCGAAACCTTTAATCACACCGTTGCGGAATTTTTAGGAAATAGTAATAATTAG
- a CDS encoding MFS transporter: MDYPQLSSEKSTPINLSTKLGYGVGEFASEITGSVLVFFFLFFLTNVAGLNAGLAGTVILVGKVWDAINDPIIGWLSDRTQSRWGRRYPWMMIGAIPLGISFALLWWIPGVENQTGLFIYYCAIALLFHIAFTAVVLPYATLGAELTEYYDERISLISYKAGFSIGGSILGLLIAQGIFSLINHPEQKYLVVGCICGAIGVLSVYLCVWGTYQRFHFLQNKRKQVSRPAMLPIHQQVRIALSNRPFLLVVGIYLCSWLGVQVTAVMLPYFVVNWMQLPDRHFTQMALAVQVTALLMTGFWSYWGHRWGKRKVYCVAIPLTLIAQAGLFLLQPGQVIAMYGIGILAGAGLAVAYLIPWSMLPDVIDFDELQTGQRREGIFYGFVVQLQKIAIAIALFMVGKILDFSGFISSSSEQATTITQPDSALLAIRWLIGPIPSLVLIGGLIFTYIYPITREFHEEILLKLTERHRRFSDQ, translated from the coding sequence ATGGATTATCCTCAATTATCGTCCGAGAAAAGCACTCCGATTAATTTATCCACAAAACTCGGTTATGGTGTGGGTGAATTTGCCAGTGAAATAACCGGTAGTGTCTTAGTCTTTTTCTTTCTCTTTTTTCTCACTAACGTTGCGGGCTTAAATGCTGGATTAGCGGGAACTGTTATCCTCGTGGGAAAAGTTTGGGATGCGATTAATGACCCAATTATTGGTTGGTTGAGTGACCGCACTCAGTCGCGGTGGGGACGGCGTTATCCTTGGATGATGATTGGGGCAATTCCCCTAGGGATCAGTTTTGCCTTGTTGTGGTGGATTCCTGGAGTTGAAAACCAAACCGGATTATTTATTTATTATTGCGCGATCGCGCTGCTGTTTCATATTGCTTTTACTGCCGTTGTTTTACCCTATGCGACCCTGGGTGCAGAACTAACGGAATATTATGATGAACGCATCAGCTTGATTAGCTACAAAGCCGGATTTAGCATTGGCGGGAGTATTCTCGGATTATTAATTGCCCAAGGAATTTTTAGCTTAATTAACCATCCTGAACAAAAATATTTAGTGGTAGGGTGCATTTGTGGCGCGATCGGAGTTTTATCCGTTTACTTGTGCGTTTGGGGTACCTATCAACGGTTTCACTTCCTACAAAATAAACGTAAACAGGTTTCTCGTCCAGCGATGCTTCCCATTCACCAACAAGTGCGCATTGCTTTGAGTAACCGCCCCTTTTTACTGGTTGTGGGTATTTATCTCTGTTCTTGGTTGGGAGTACAAGTAACAGCAGTGATGTTACCTTACTTTGTCGTCAACTGGATGCAACTCCCGGATCGTCACTTTACTCAAATGGCATTAGCGGTACAAGTCACGGCATTATTAATGACAGGCTTTTGGAGTTATTGGGGACACCGTTGGGGCAAGCGAAAAGTCTATTGTGTGGCGATTCCATTAACATTAATTGCCCAAGCCGGCTTATTTTTACTACAACCGGGTCAAGTGATCGCGATGTATGGCATTGGTATTTTAGCGGGTGCGGGATTAGCCGTTGCTTATCTGATTCCTTGGTCGATGTTACCGGATGTCATTGACTTCGATGAGTTACAAACCGGACAACGGCGGGAGGGGATTTTTTACGGATTTGTGGTGCAATTGCAGAAAATCGCGATCGCGATCGCGCTGTTTATGGTAGGAAAAATCCTCGATTTTTCTGGATTTATCTCCTCTAGCAGTGAACAAGCAACTACAATAACCCAACCGGATTCAGCGTTACTTGCCATTCGTTGGTTAATTGGTCCGATTCCCAGCTTAGTTTTAATTGGTGGCTTGATTTTTACCTATATTTATCCCATTACCCGGGAATTTCATGAAGAGATTCTATTAAAACTTACGGAACGCCACCGTCGTTTCAGTGATCAATGA
- a CDS encoding helix-turn-helix domain-containing protein → MSEYQSAKPNIKVSPGESVRILRELQELSQNELADLTRIPESTLSAIEDDQLELDVERAKIIARVLKCHPAVLVFPGWDVNAKSVA, encoded by the coding sequence ATGAGTGAATATCAATCGGCTAAACCTAACATTAAAGTATCGCCTGGGGAATCTGTTCGTATTTTGCGAGAGTTGCAAGAACTAAGCCAAAATGAGCTAGCAGACTTAACAAGAATTCCAGAGTCCACTCTTTCCGCAATCGAGGATGATCAACTTGAGTTAGATGTAGAACGTGCCAAAATCATTGCTCGTGTTTTGAAATGTCATCCAGCAGTGCTAGTTTTTCCAGGATGGGATGTGAATGCGAAATCTGTCGCCTAA